Genomic window (Pseudomonas cannabina):
TATCTAGATGATCAATAATATTTCTTATATTTGTGGCGTCACTCATAAAAAAACCTCCGCAAATGGCACTATTTGTCGCCGTAACTGGCTGATTTCTCAGTGCGGCTGGGCTGATTTAGGCATAGATCACGTGCCGTGATCATCCCGCCAGTTAACTCTTCGGCAAGGAAAGCCTTGGCGGCGCTCATGTGATGGGTTCCTGAAACCCAATATGAAACCGCAGCTTGAGTTACGCCGAGAGCAATTGCAGTTTTTGCTTGGCCACCAAAAAAATTCACAAGCCTCTGGATGGGGGTCATAGGGAGGTAGTCCTGATAAGAATATTTATACAATAAGTATAAGATTTATTTTTTGCAACGCCATAAGCGAACTTATAAGCTGATAAGATGACTAACCTAGCCGACAGACTCAAAATCGCACGCGCGCACGCAGGCCTATCCCAGGGCGAACTCGCCCTAAAAGCGGGGATAAAGCAACCTGTGATTTCGCAGCTCGAGACAGGAAAAAATGCTGGCAGCAGTTTCGTAGTCAGTATCGCGAAAGCATGCGGCGTTAACGCTGAATGGCTGGTAAACGGTCAGGGTGGCATGCTCCCTGAAACTTCAGGATTTGATGCAAACGTAGAACCAGCCTTAGCACCGGTGAAATTTTATGAATACCCTGAAATAAGCTGGGTACAAGCTGGCGCGGCCACGGAGGCTTTAGTGATTGGAAATGTAGCGAATTGCGATGTCCACCCGTCA
Coding sequences:
- a CDS encoding transcriptional regulator, which produces MTPIQRLVNFFGGQAKTAIALGVTQAAVSYWVSGTHHMSAAKAFLAEELTGGMITARDLCLNQPSRTEKSASYGDK
- a CDS encoding LexA family protein yields the protein MTNLADRLKIARAHAGLSQGELALKAGIKQPVISQLETGKNAGSSFVVSIAKACGVNAEWLVNGQGGMLPETSGFDANVEPALAPVKFYEYPEISWVQAGAATEALVIGNVANCDVHPSDAWAGPNGFWLKVKGPSMTAPGGISFVEGMLILIAPGFDIQSGQYVVAKITDTNEATFKQFYKDSGRSYLRPLNPVFSTIEIDEDWQIIGRVVDAKWPRSVL